Proteins from a single region of Coregonus clupeaformis isolate EN_2021a chromosome 19, ASM2061545v1, whole genome shotgun sequence:
- the LOC121531910 gene encoding electron transfer flavoprotein subunit alpha, mitochondrial gives MHRAVNKTHFKQLSGLLQRFQSTLVVAEHNNDKLTPITLNAITAAKKLGGDVSCLVAGTDCTKVAQEISKVLGVKTVLIAQNDAYKGSLPEALTPLILATQKQFNFTHICAGASAFGKNLLPRLAAKLDVAPISDIIEIKSPDTFVRTIYAGNALSTVKSNENVKVFTVRGTSFEPAEVEGGSATSEEVAASAPAGMSEWLEASLTKSDRPELTSAKVVVSGGRGLKSGDNFKLLYDLADKMNAAVGASRAAVDAGYVPNDMQVGQTGKIVAPELYIAVGISGAIQHLAGMKDSKTIVAINKDPEAPIFQVADYGLVADLFKAVPEMTAALSK, from the exons ATGCATAGAGCTGTCAACAAAACACATTTCAAACAGTTG TCTGGTCTCCTCCAGAGGTTTCAAAGCACCTTAGTGGTGGCAGAACACAACAATGACAAGCTGACCCCCATTACGCTGAATGCTATCACTGCAGCCAAGAAACTGGGAGGAGATGTGTCCTGTTTGGTTGCTGGAACAGACTGTACAAAG GTTGCACAGGAAATCAGCAAAGTCCTGGGTGTGAAGACAGTTTTGATTGCTCAAAATGATGCTTACAAAGGCTCTCTGCCAG AGGCGTTGACTCCACTTATCCTGGCAACCCAGAAGCAGTTCAACTTCACCCATATCTGTGCTGGGGCATCTGCCTTTGGGAAA AACCTGCTCCCCAGACTGGCTGCCAAGTTGGATGTTGCTCCTATTTCAGACATCATTGAGATCAAATCCCCTGACACCTTTGTCAGAACCATCTATGCTG GAAATGCTCTCAGCACTGTCAAGTCTAATGAAAATGTCAAGGTTTTCACTGTCAGAGGGACATCCTTTGAGCCCGCTGAGGTGGAGGGAGGCAGTGCTACATCAGAGGAAG ttgctgCGTCCGCTCCCGCTGGGATGTCTGAGTGGCTGGAAGCGTCCTTGACCAAGAGTGACCGTCCAGAGCTGACCAGTGCTAAGGTTGTGGTGTCCGGAG GAAGGGGCCTGAAGAGTGGAGACAACTTCAAGCTGCTGTATGACCTTGCTGACAAAATGAATGCCGCAG TTGGTGCTTCCAGAGCTGCTGTGGATGCTGGATATGTCCCCAATGACATGCAGGTTGGACAGACTGGCAAGATTGTGGCCCCT GAATTGTACATCGCTGTTGGTATCTCTGGAGCTATTCAGCATCTGGCTGGGATGAAGGACAGCaag ACTATTGTTGCCATCAACAAGGACCCAGAGGCTCCCATCTTCCAGGTGGCTGACTATGGTCTGGTGGCTGATCTGTTCAAG GCTGTCCCTGAGATGACTGCAGCGTTGAGCAAGTGA